Below is a window of Halomicrobium mukohataei DSM 12286 DNA.
TCACCGCCGCGACCGTCCGGACCATCGTCGTCTTTCCCAGCCCGGGGTTCGATTCGAGCAGGGCGTTGCCGTCGGCCAGGATACAGACGAGCAGTTGCTCCAGTACCTCCTCCTGTCCGACGATTCGCGTGCCGATCTGTTCACGTGCGTCCGCGATCTTCCGCTGTAGCGCGTCGATGTCTTGCTCTGATCTCATTGGTCGGTGTCTCCGTCGTCAGCGTCTCGTTCTCTGATTCTGAGATTGTACTCGCGGACGAGGGCCGCGTCCTCGATCTCTTCCTGGCCGGCGAACCCGGCCTGCCGGCTGTCGACCGTGCCGCTTGCGCTCCCCGGTCCGTCGGTGTCCGAGGACGGGAACTCCTGGCTTCGATCCACCTCCTGGTCGCCGCCAGTCGAGTCGATCTCGGCGGTGAGGTTCTCCTCGCCCGCCTGGACGTCCTCGCTGTCGCCGAGTATGGCGTCACCGTCTTCGAGCCCCCCGTACTCGTCGGGTCCGTCGTCCGTCGATTCCGTCTCGACCGGGTCGCGGTCGAGCAGACTGACGTCGACGACGGCCACCTGCACTGTCGCCAGACTCACCAGGAGCACGACGACGAGCGTCCCGGCCAGCCGCCGGCTATCGACCAGTGCAGTGCTGGAACTCTGTTTCAGACCCGCAAGCACATCCTCGTAGAGCCGGGCCGCCATCCGCGTCTCGGCCCCGTCTTCGACGGCGTCTCGGGCCGTACGGAGCGCGTCGGTGACGTTCGCGTTGGCCGCCTCGAACTGCTCGACGAGAGGCTGGCGGACCCGGTACAGGTACTCGCCGAGGAGCCAGCCCCCTCCGAGAGCGATGCCGACGACCGCGCCCGCGGGGAGCGAGAGCGCCGGTATCGACCGGCCGACGGCGGCTCCGATCGGCTCCGTCATCGCCGCCGGAACCGACACCCGTGTCGGGAGTCCGGCCGGCGAGAGGGCAGTCAGGACGACGTTCGCCAGGAGAGCGACCAGCACCGCGTCGACGACGGCGTAGACGAACGCGGCCTTCTTGCCCTCGTATCTGACCTCGGCGATGGCTGCGGCCATGCGCTCGCGTGCTCGTTCCCGTTCTTCTGTGGGCGGTTGGCCGCTCCGTTCGCCGGTGTCGGTGTCGAGTCCGTCCATCAGTAGTCCTCGCAGGTGGTTTTGTCCTGATTGTCCGGCTGGTCACAGAGCGTCTCGATGTCGTCTCGCAGCTCTCGGTTTCGGTTTTCGAGCTCCGCGACCTCGGTTTCGAGCGTCGTTATCTGTGACTCCAGGTCCTCGATCTCCGCTTGCAGGTCCGACACTTGGTCTTCGAGTTCGTCGCGCTCGTCGGCCAGCTCCTCGTTTTCCGTCTCCAGATCCTCGACCGTCGATTCGAGTTCGTCGACTTCCGTCTGGAGAGAGTCCCGCTTGTTCCGGAGGTAGCCAACTGTCCCCTCCAGCTCTTCGACGCGGTCCTCGCTCTCGCGCAGCGACTGCCTGGTCTCTGCCAGCTGGCTTTCCGTGGCGTTCAACTGCGCTTCGGTCCGGTTCAGGTTCGTCGCGACCTGATCGACGTCTTTCGATCGCGTCTCCAGTCGCGCTTCGAGTTCGTCGACGCGGGCCTGGGTGGAGTCGAGTTCACCGCTGGTGTCGTCCAGGTTCTCACGGAGTTCGGCGTTTTCCTGTCTGAGTTCCTGATTCTGCGATCGCAGTTCGCTCGCGGAGTCCTGGTACAGCACCGTCGTCGCGCCGGTGCCGACCATCGAGAGGACGACGAGCGCCACGAGCCCGAGGTTGAGACGGCGGCCGATTGCGCTCACGGGAGAC
It encodes the following:
- a CDS encoding DUF7502 family protein, which codes for MDGLDTDTGERSGQPPTEERERARERMAAAIAEVRYEGKKAAFVYAVVDAVLVALLANVVLTALSPAGLPTRVSVPAAMTEPIGAAVGRSIPALSLPAGAVVGIALGGGWLLGEYLYRVRQPLVEQFEAANANVTDALRTARDAVEDGAETRMAARLYEDVLAGLKQSSSTALVDSRRLAGTLVVVLLVSLATVQVAVVDVSLLDRDPVETESTDDGPDEYGGLEDGDAILGDSEDVQAGEENLTAEIDSTGGDQEVDRSQEFPSSDTDGPGSASGTVDSRQAGFAGQEEIEDAALVREYNLRIRERDADDGDTDQ
- a CDS encoding coiled-coil domain-containing protein; its protein translation is MSAIGRRLNLGLVALVVLSMVGTGATTVLYQDSASELRSQNQELRQENAELRENLDDTSGELDSTQARVDELEARLETRSKDVDQVATNLNRTEAQLNATESQLAETRQSLRESEDRVEELEGTVGYLRNKRDSLQTEVDELESTVEDLETENEELADERDELEDQVSDLQAEIEDLESQITTLETEVAELENRNRELRDDIETLCDQPDNQDKTTCEDY